The following coding sequences lie in one Arachis ipaensis cultivar K30076 chromosome B03, Araip1.1, whole genome shotgun sequence genomic window:
- the LOC107629373 gene encoding cytochrome P450 71A1 translates to MALVLSVLEKLQHQPNSTLSTICFIIIISILCIVKFTRRNNKINNLPPSPPKLPIIGNLHQLGTLPHQSLKALSDKYGPLLLLQLGQTQVLVVSSADIVEEIVKTHDVAFSNRANTKAAKVFFYQCKEIAFAPYGEEWRNKRKLCVLELLNTNRVKSFHPVRTNEVSTMINSIHEACAKESSVNLSKLIITTSSNISFRCIFGLRFETSDDGRKSIAEVVRKMMSQFLKLGVGDLFPSLDWVDVLTGFMSRLKVTFAELDEFLEEVIEEHKRTKRDDNNKDFVDILLQLQERDMLEFELNGDTMKALLLDLLVAGSDSISTTIEWAFAELANNPKVMKKVQEEVRRIVGGKSKIEENDINQMKYMKCVIKETLRLHPPGPFLIPRETANSVEIKGYHIPKKVAIYINSYAIHRDPKLWDNAEEFIPERFEGNQQVDYKVKDFQLIPFGIGRRGCPGISFGVASLEYVIANLLYWFDWKVPNNNGALIDMSEMRGLNVTKKQPLYLKPIPYFT, encoded by the exons ATGGCACTTGTTCTATCAGTTCTAGAGAAATTGCAACATCAACCAAATTCAACCCTCTCTACCATATGTTTCATCATAATCATAAGTATCTTGTGTATTGTTAAGTTCACAAGAAGAAACAACAAGATCAATAACCTTCCACCATCTCCACCAAAGCTACCAATAATTGGAAACCTTCACCAACTAGGAACACTTCCACACCAATCTTTAAAGGCACTTTCTGACAAATATGGCCCTCTTTTGTTGCTTCAGTTAGGGCAAACTCAAGTACTAGTTGTCTCTTCAGCAGATATTGTTGAAGAAATAGTAAAAACACATGACGTTGCTTTCTCCAATAGAGCAAACACTAAAGCTGCCAAGGTATTCTTCTATCAATGCAAGGAGATTGCTTTTGCACCCTATGGAGAGGAATGGAGAAACAAAAGGAAGCTCTGTGTTCTTGAGCTTCTAAACACAAATAGG GTGAAGTCCTTTCATCCCGTTAGAACAAATGAAGTATCAACGATGATTAACTCCATACATGAAGCTTGTGCAAAAGAGTCGTCAGTGAATCTATCTAAGCTGATTATTACAACCTCAAGCAACATATCTTTTAGGTGCATTTTCGGGTTAAGGTTCGAAACTAGTGATGATGGTCGGAAAAGCATTGCTGAGGTTGTGAGGAAGATGATGTCACAATTTTTAAAACTTGGGGTTGGAGATTTGTTCCCTTCATTGGATTGGGTTGATGTTCTTACAGGTTTCATGTCAAGATTAAAGGTTACTTTTGCTGAATTAGATGAGTTCTTAGAAGAGGTTATTGAAGAGCATAAAAGAACGAAAAGAGATGACAATAATAAAGACTTTGTTGATATACTTCTTCAACTTCAAGAGAGGGACATGCTTGAGTTTGAGCTCAATGGAGATACCATGAAAGCACTCCTCTTg GATCTGTTAGTTGCAGGAAGTGACAGTATTTCAACAACTATTGAATGGGCCTTTGCCGAACTTGCTAACAATCCAAAGGTCATGAAGAAAGTTCAAGAAGAGGTAAGAAGAATTGTGGGTGGAAAATCCAAGATAGAGGAAAATGATATAAATCAAATGAAGTACATGAAGTGTGTAATCAAAGAAACTCTTAGATTACATCCACCAGGTCCATTTTTAATTCCAAGAGAGACAGCAAATAGTGTGGAAATAAAAGGGTACCACATTCCCAAAAAAGTAGCCATATATATAAATTCATATGCAATTCATAGAGATCCTAAATTATGGGACAATGCTGAAGAGTTTATTCCTGAAAGATTTGAAGGTAATCAACAAGTTGATTATAAGGTAAAAGATTTTCAGTTGATCCCATTTGGTATTGGGAGAAGGGGTTGTCCTGGGATTTCATTTGGGGTTGCTTCTCTTGAGTATGTGATTGCTAATCTTCTTTATTGGTTTGATTGGAAGGTTCCTAATAATAATGGTGCATTGATAGATATGAGTGAGATGAGAGGGTTGAACGTTACCAAGAAACAACCACTTTATTTGAAGCCAATACCttacttcacgtga
- the LOC107632412 gene encoding cytochrome P450 71A1-like produces MQGGWFCTLWRGMEKKEEAKLCVLELLSTNRVKSFQPIRENEISMMINSIHEACTKGLSVNLSKMIVATSTNISSRCIFGLRFETSDDGRKSIAKVVRKMMSQFLKLGVGDLFPSLDWVDVLTGFMSRLKVTFAELDAFLEEVIEEHKRKKKNCDDNNKDFVDVLLQLQERDMLEFELNGDTMKSLLLDLFVGGSDTVSTTIEWAFAELANHPKIMKKVQEEVRRIVGGKSKIEENDLNQMKYMKCVIKETLRLHPPGPLLIPRETANSVEIKGYHIPKKVTVYINSYAIHRDPKLWDNAEEFIPERFEGNQQVDYKVKDFQLIPFGFGRRGCPGISFGIASVEYMMANLLYWFDWKDLLVAGGDTVSSIIEWAFAELANNPKVMKKVQEEVRRIVGGKSKIEENDINQMKYMKCVIKETLRLHPPGPFLIPRETANSVEIKGYHIPKKVAIYINSYAIHRDPKLWDNAEEFIPERFEGNQQVDYKVKDFQLIPFGIGRRGCPGISFGVASVEYMMANLLYWFDWKVPNNNKSALIDMSEFNGLSVTKKQPLYLEPMPYLIC; encoded by the exons ATGCAAGGAGGTTGGTTTTGCACCCTATGGAGAGGAATGGAGAAAAAAGAGGAAGCTAAGCTCTGTGTTCTTGAGCTTCTAAGCACAAATAGG GTAAAGTCCTTTCAACCCATTAGAGAAAATGAAATATCAATGATGATTAACTCCATACATGAAGCTTGTACAAAAGGGTTGTCAGTGAATCTATCTAAGATGATTGTTGCAACATCAACAAACATATCTAGTAGGTGCATTTTCGGGCTAAGGTTCGAAACAAGTGATGATGGTAGAAAAAGCATTGCTAAGGTTGTGAGGAAGATGATGTCACAATTCTTAAAACTTGGGGTTGGAGATTTGTTCCCTTCATTGGATTGGGTTGATGTTCTTACAGGTTTCATGTCAAGATTAAAAGTTACTTTTGCTGAATTAGATGCATTTTTAGAAGAGGTTATTGAAGAGcataagagaaagaagaaaaattgtGATGATAATAATAAAGATTTTGTTGATGTACTTCTTCAACTTCAAGAGAGGGACATGCTTGAATTTGAGCTCAATGGAGATACCATGAAATCACTCCTCTTG GATTTGTTTGTTGGGGGAAGTGACACTGTTTCAACAACTATTGAATGGGCCTTTGCAGAGCTTGCTAATCATCCAAAGATCATGAAAAAAGTACAAGAAGAGGTAAGAAGAATTGTGGGTGGAAAATCCAAGATAGAAGAAAATGACCTAAATCAAATGAAGTACATGAAGTGTGTAATCAAAGAAACTCTTAGATTACATCCACCAGGTCCACTTTTGATTCCAAGAGAAACAGCAAATAGTGTGGAAATAAAAGGGTACCACATTCCCAAAAAAGTAACCGTATATATAAATTCATATGCAATTCATAGAGACCCTAAATTATGGGACAATGCTGAAGAGTTTATTCCTGAAAGATTTGAAGGTAACCAACAAGTTGATTATAAGGTAAAAGATTTTCAATTGATCCCATTTGGTTTTGGGAGGAGGGGTTGTCCTGGAATTTCATTTGGGATTGCTTCAGTTGAGTATATGATGGCTAATCTTCTCTATTGGTTTGATTGGAAG GATTTGTTAGTTGCAGGAGGTGACACTGTTTCATCAATTATTGAATGGGCCTTTGCAGAACTTGCTAATAATCCAAAGGTCATGAAGAAAGTACAAGAAGAGGTAAGAAGAATTGTGGGTGGAAAATCCAAGATAGAGGAAAATGATATAAATCAAATGAAGTACATGAAGTGTGTAATCAAAGAAACTCTTAGATTACATCCACCAGGTCCATTTTTAATTCCAAGAGAGACAGCAAATAGTGTGGAAATAAAAGGGTACCACATTCCCAAAAAAGTAGCCATATATATAAATTCATATGCAATTCATAGAGATCCTAAATTATGGGACAATGCTGAAGAGTTTATTCCTGAAAGATTTGAAGGTAACCAACAAGTTGATTATAAGGTAAAAGATTTTCAGTTGATCCCATTTGGAATTGGGAGGAGGGGTTGTCCTGGAATTTCATTTGGGGTTGCTTCAGTTGAGTATATGATGGCTAATCTTCTCTATTGGTTTGATTGGAAGGttcctaataataataaaagtgcATTGATAGATATGAGTGAGTTTAATGGGTTGAGCGTTACCAAGAAACAACCACTTTATTTGGAGCCAATGCCTTACTTAATTTGTTAA
- the LOC110269871 gene encoding cytochrome P450 71A1-like: protein MKKVQEEVRRIVGGKSMIEENDINQMKYMKCVIKEALRLHPPGPLLIPRETVNSVEIKGYHIPKKVTVYINLYAIHRDPKLWDNAEEFIPERFEGNQQVDYKVKDFQLIPFGIGRRGCPGISFGVASVEYMMANLLYWFDWKVPNNNNNGALIDMSEMSGLNVTKKQPLYLKPTPYLIC from the coding sequence ATGAAGAAAGTACAAGAAGAGGTAAGAAGAATTGTGGGTGGAAAATCCATGATAGAGGAAAATGATATAAATCAAATGAAGTACATGAAGTGTGTAATCAAAGAAGCTCTTAGATTACATCCACCAGGTCCACTTTTGATTCCAAGAGAAACAGTAAATAGTGTGGAAATAAAAGGGTACCACATTCCCAAAAAAGTAACcgtatatataaatttatatgcGATTCATAGGGATCCTAAATTATGGGACAATGCTGAAGAGTTTATTCCTGAAAGATTTGAAGGTAACCAACAAGTTGATTATAAGGTAAAAGATTTTCAGTTGATCCCATTTGGAATTGGGAGGAGGGGTTGTCCTGGAATTTCATTTGGGGTTGCTTCAGTTGAGTATATGATGGCTAATCTTCTCTATTGGTTTGATTGGAAGgttcctaataataataataatggtgcaTTGATAGATATGAGTGAGATGAGTGGGTTGAACGTTACCAAAAAACAACCACTTTATTTGAAGCCAACACCTTATTTAATTTGTTAA
- the LOC107629369 gene encoding cytochrome P450 71A1, with translation MIIIEMMNGRRIITIMDLNLLSYVRRKLLPYNIDDATFFIISTFIIIILVLLFFFHKLKIRRTKLKLPPCPPKLPFIGNYHQLGTLPHRTFQSLSKTYGPLILLYLGHLRVLVVSSAELAKEVMETNDVVFASRPHHTATRVLLYGCKDIAFESYGEAWRQKRKICVLELLSAKKVQLLQYIKEEEVTILINKLRESCMNVNNSSYGNSTTNYVNLSEMIITTTNNIVSRCIFGRKYYDLSGRVKRYRDTFEVLDAFFDHVIEEHKMASKEDDHNNNKKKDFVDTLLQHQKAIMVDFELGDDDVKALIMDMFLGGSDTTSSTLEWAFTELMRSPMKMKKAQDEVRRVIGNKSKLEENDINQMNYLKCVIKETLRLHPAAPLLTPRETTRKTKLQGYDIPQKTMVYVNVWAIQRDPQIWQEPDEFIPERFEDNEVNFNGKCFQFLPFGSGRRKCPGMTFGITSVEYVLANLLCWFDWKIPNQSGVPGHALDMSETFGLTVNRKVPLYLQPIMPSCDF, from the exons ATGATCATTATTGAGATGATGAATGGAAGAAGAATAATAACGATAATGGATCTAAATCTATTATCATATGTGAGGAGAAAATTACTACCATATAACATAGATGATGCTACGTTTTTTATTATATCTACCTTCATAATCATCATACTagtactactatttttttttcataaactcAAAATTAGAAGAACCAAATTGAAGCTACCACCATGTCCACCAAAACTCCCTTTCATTGGAAATTACCATCAACTAGGAACACTTCCTCACCGCACTTTCCAATCTCTATCAAAAACCTATGGCCCTTTAAttttactctacctaggccaccTTCGAGTTTTGGTAGTTTCGTCGGCCGAATTGGCGAAAGAAGTCATGGAAACAAACGATGTGGTTTTCGCTAGCCGGCCGCACCACACGGCCACGAGGGTCTTGCTATATGGTTGCAAGGACATCGCATTCGAGTCCTACGGCGAAGCATGGAGACAGAAAAGAAAGATTTGTGTTCTTGAGTTGCTTAGCGCGAAAAAGGTTCAATTACTCCAATATATAAAAGAAGAGGAGGTTACAATATTGATTAATAAATTACGTGAATCTTGCATGAATGTTAATAATAGTAGTTATGGTAATTCTACTACTAATTATGTAAACCTTAGTGAGATGATAATTACAACAACAAACAACATTGTAAGTAGGTGTATATTTGGGAGGAAGTACTATGATCTAAGTGGAAGAGTTAAAAGGTATAGGGACACTTTTGAAGTGTTGGATGCTTTCTTTGATCATGTAATTGAGGAGCATAAGATGGCAAGCAAAGAGGatgatcataataataataagaagaaagATTTTGTGGACACTCTTCTTCAACATCAAAAGGCTATTATGGTTGACTTTGAGCTTGGTGATGATGATGTTAAGGCACTCATAATG GACATGTTTTTGGGAGGGAGTGACACAACTTCATCAACACTAGAATGGGCTTTCACAGAGCTAATGAGAAGCCCAATGAAAATGAAAAAGGCCCAAGATGAGGTAAGAAGAGTTATTGGCAACAAatcaaaattagaagaaaatgatatTAATCAAATGAATTACTTAAAATGTGTCATCAAAGAAACCCTAAGATTACATCCAGCTGCTCCTCTTTTGACTCCAAGAGAAACAACACGTAAAACCAAACTCCAAGGCTATGATATTCCTCAAAAAACAATGGTTTATGTTAATGTATGGGCAATTCAAAGAGATCCTCAAATTTGGCAAGAACCTGATGAGTTTATACCTGAAAGATTTGAAGACAATGAGGTTAATTTCAATGGTAAATGCTTTCAATTTTTACCATTTGGTTCTGGAAGAAGAAAATGCCCTGGAATGACATTTGGAATTACTTCAGTTGAATATGTTCTTGCTAATCTTTTATGTTGGTTTGATTGGAAGATACCAAATCAAAGTGGTGTACCTGGTCATGCCCTAGATATGTCTGAGACCTTTGGCCTCACCGTCAACAGAAAAGTTCCACTTTATCTTCAGCCGATAATGCCGAGTTGCGACTTCTAA